The following is a genomic window from Phycisphaeraceae bacterium.
GCGGTGCTGTGGCAGAGCGGTCGGACGAAAGAGGCGTGGGCGGAGTTTCACCGGGGCCTCAAATACCGGCCGACCGATGGGCGGTTGTGGAAGACCTACTGGGCCTGTCGATTGAAGGCGATGCTTGGCCGTGCCCCGCGTCCTGCCTCTGTGACGACGTGAGGCCGGAATGACGCCAAGGCTTCCGCAGCGCGAATGGGCGCGGTTGGATTTGAACCAACGAAGACGTAAGTCAGCAGATTTACAGTCTGCCCCGTTTGGCCGCTTCGGTACACGCCCGCGAGTCCCAAAGCGTATCTTCGGCCCGATCTCAAATCAACTTCACGGTTCCGATGAACACGCGGATTAACACGTCGAATTCATCGTCGGCGATGACTTCAAGACGGTGCTGCCTATGATTCCCCTGACCAACTTCCGCTGATTTTTTGCAGCACAGCCCGCCACCCGTTAACATTTTTCCCTGTTTGTTCTGCAGGGTTGCCGGCTTGGTCGCTTGTGGACCAGTTCGAAAACCGGTCCAGCGGTCGGTCGCTGTCTCCCTTGCCCTCCGAAGGCATCGCCTCCGGGACGGGCAAGCGTGGATTGGTGGTGAATCGATGGATGCCGCAGCCTCCAGCCTGAACGCTCACGTCCTGGTGCTGAACAAGCTCTGGATGGCTATCCGTGTCACGGACGCCCGCCGGGCATTCTCACTTCTAGCGCGAGACCTGGCGGAAGTCATCCACGTCAACGACGGGGCCTACACCTCGCACGACTTCGAGTCGTGGACCGAGCTAAGCCTGGCGCGGGCGACATTCAAATCCTCACACGAATATGAGTGGGTGCGTACCGTTCGCATGCATCTGGCGGTGCCGAAAGTGATCCGCCTGTTCGGCTACGACCGGCTGCCCAAGCAGGATGTAAAGCTGAACCGGCGAAATATCTTCGCGCGCGATCGCAATCTTTGTCAGTATTGCGGACGGCATTTTCCCACCAGCGAGTTGAGTCTGGACCACATCCTGCCGCGCAGTCAGGGCGGGATCAGCACCTGGGAAAACCTTGTTTGCTCCTGTGTGCATTGCAACGCCCGCAAAGGCGGCCGCACACCCGAACAGGCCCACATGAAACTAGTGCGCAAGCCGATTAAACCGCGGCGAAATCCGGTGATCAGCCTGCGGATGGGTTCGGATAAATACGCCAGTTGGCGGGCGTTCCTTGATAACGCTTACTGGTCCGTCGAGCTCAAGTAGCGCGTCGCGGATTCTGGCGACAGACTCCTTTCACCAGTAAAACTCATTCATGCTCCGAGTGCTCGGCATTGATCCCGGTCTGCGCATCACCGGCTACGGCGCGGTTGAGTTACCCGATGACGCAATGGAGCCGCGTCTCGTTGACGGCGGGTATATCAAACTCAACCCGCGCGACTCCATCGAAAAACGTCTCGAACAACTCCACCGTGAACTGGGGGAAATCGTTGACGAGATCAAGCCGGCTCAGCTCGCGGTTGAAAAACTTTATGCCCATTATGCTCACCCGCGCACAGCCATCCTTATGGCCCACGCTCGCGGAGTCATCCTGCTCTGCGCACAACAGCGCGGCGTGCCCCTGGAGCACCTGCCGTCCACGGAAGTGAAAAAGGCGGTCACCGGCCACGGTCACGCTTCTAAAGAGCAGGTCCAGCGTGCGGTGATGAGTCAGTGCCGCCTAAAAGAGCTTCCGAACCCGCCCGATGTCGCCGACGCCATCGCCATCGCGCTCTGTCACGCCCGACGGATTGCAATGGGACGGCTCTAAAACGACAGAACTCTTCATTCGCCGTAAATGATGATTTTCCGGCTTTCGCTGTAGTTCACGGCTGGACAGACAGCCACGATTGCGGGCAAGATAAACGGTTGTCGAGCGCGCAGGTCGCCCCGCTTGGAGGGATCGGCATGCGATAATGAACTTTTCACCCCTTTAGCACGCTTGGAGAAAACATGGATCGTCAAGCACAGGTTTCCAAAGCTCTGGACAATTTCAAAATTGAACTCCCTTCCTGGGGCTTTGCCGATACGGGTACGCGATTCGGTAAGTTTTTTCAGGACGCGGCTGCTTCGACTCTCGAACAAAAGCTGCACGATGCCGGCCTGGTACACAAACTCACCGGCGCCTGTCCGACTGTCGCGGTACATGTACTCTGGGACTTTGCGCCGGGTACTGACCCGAACCAGACTGCGAAGATCGCCGCCAAGCACGGCGTCAAGATCGGGGCCATCAATCCCAACGTCTTTCAGGATCAGCAATACAAGCTCGGATCGTTTTGTTCACCTGTAAAGGCTGCCCGGGAGATGGCACTGGAACACACGATGGAGTCGATCGAGATCGGTAAGGCGGTCGGCTCGACGCTGCTGTCGATGTGGATCGCTGACGGCACGAACTACCCCGGCCAGGACAGCATCCGTCGCCGCTGGCACGACTTGATTAACGCCTATCAGAAGATTCACGACGCGATGCCTGCGAACATGACGATGCTCGTGGAATACAAGCCGTTCGAGCCGAGCTTTTATCACACGGACATCCAGGACTGGGGTACCGCATACCTGCTCGCCAAGCACTCAGGTAAACGCGCCAGGGTGCTCGTGGACACCGGTCACCACCTGCAGGGTTGCAACATCGAGCACATCGTCGCCACGCTGCTCGATGAGCAGATGCTCGGCGGATTCCACTTCAATGATCGCAAGTATGCTGACGACGACCTGACCATCAGCTCGATTGATCCCTACGCGGTCTTCCGCATCTTTGATCAGATCGAGGCGTACATTTTCGATACGGGCAAAGATCCAAAGCTCGCGTACATGGTGGACCAGTGCCACAACCTCAAACCCAAGCTTGAAGCGATGGTACAGACGGTCATGATGGCGCAGGATCTCTACGCCAAAGCAGCGATT
Proteins encoded in this region:
- a CDS encoding HNH endonuclease, with protein sequence MDAAASSLNAHVLVLNKLWMAIRVTDARRAFSLLARDLAEVIHVNDGAYTSHDFESWTELSLARATFKSSHEYEWVRTVRMHLAVPKVIRLFGYDRLPKQDVKLNRRNIFARDRNLCQYCGRHFPTSELSLDHILPRSQGGISTWENLVCSCVHCNARKGGRTPEQAHMKLVRKPIKPRRNPVISLRMGSDKYASWRAFLDNAYWSVELK
- a CDS encoding crossover junction endodeoxyribonuclease RuvC; this encodes MLRVLGIDPGLRITGYGAVELPDDAMEPRLVDGGYIKLNPRDSIEKRLEQLHRELGEIVDEIKPAQLAVEKLYAHYAHPRTAILMAHARGVILLCAQQRGVPLEHLPSTEVKKAVTGHGHASKEQVQRAVMSQCRLKELPNPPDVADAIAIALCHARRIAMGRL
- a CDS encoding TIM barrel protein, with amino-acid sequence MDRQAQVSKALDNFKIELPSWGFADTGTRFGKFFQDAAASTLEQKLHDAGLVHKLTGACPTVAVHVLWDFAPGTDPNQTAKIAAKHGVKIGAINPNVFQDQQYKLGSFCSPVKAAREMALEHTMESIEIGKAVGSTLLSMWIADGTNYPGQDSIRRRWHDLINAYQKIHDAMPANMTMLVEYKPFEPSFYHTDIQDWGTAYLLAKHSGKRARVLVDTGHHLQGCNIEHIVATLLDEQMLGGFHFNDRKYADDDLTISSIDPYAVFRIFDQIEAYIFDTGKDPKLAYMVDQCHNLKPKLEAMVQTVMMAQDLYAKAAIVDRKTLAATQAKGDIVKAERTLRDAYETDVRPMVAEWRKSKKVAADPLEELRNSGIIAKLGKERKAAREASGQKQSSVKTF